The following coding sequences are from one Xylanivirga thermophila window:
- a CDS encoding AraC family transcriptional regulator, which produces MVFFEKHGVDEKELFRFFSLKNYQFPFHFHRAYELIYINDGELSVSIDQKKYLLRKNDLAFIFTNQIHEFKSVDFSKITIILFSPELIGDFYRSYKGLIPNDNVLHLEKNLDFKKLNSIYSQKSFLYAICDDFINQKSFASIKQSAQTKTLYKILLYIEQNYSNDCTLKSVARHLKYDYPYLSKLFANQMNMTFTAYLNNYRISQACYLLKNTNQSIGKIAFNCGYSNLRTFHRNFREIMNISPKEYRELD; this is translated from the coding sequence ATGGTGTTTTTTGAAAAACATGGGGTAGATGAAAAAGAATTATTTCGATTTTTCTCATTGAAGAATTATCAATTTCCATTTCATTTTCATCGGGCATATGAATTAATTTATATCAATGATGGTGAGTTATCAGTATCCATTGACCAAAAAAAATATCTATTAAGAAAAAATGATTTAGCCTTTATATTTACAAATCAGATACATGAATTTAAGAGTGTTGATTTTTCGAAAATTACTATTATACTCTTTTCGCCTGAACTAATTGGAGATTTTTATAGAAGTTATAAGGGACTTATCCCCAATGATAATGTATTGCATTTAGAGAAGAATTTAGATTTTAAAAAGCTAAATTCCATCTATAGTCAGAAAAGCTTTCTGTATGCTATTTGTGATGACTTTATAAATCAAAAGTCATTTGCTTCTATTAAACAGTCAGCTCAAACCAAAACACTCTATAAAATTCTCCTTTACATAGAGCAAAATTATTCTAATGATTGCACACTAAAATCCGTTGCAAGACATCTAAAATACGACTATCCTTATTTATCAAAGTTGTTTGCTAATCAGATGAACATGACCTTTACTGCATACTTAAATAATTATCGGATTTCACAGGCGTGTTATCTATTAAAAAACACCAATCAATCCATTGGTAAAATTGCATTCAATTGTGGTTATAGTAACCTAAGAACCTTCCACCGAAATTTTAGGGAAATAATGAACATATCGCCTAAAGAATATCGAGAATTAGATTAA
- a CDS encoding right-handed parallel beta-helix repeat-containing protein, with amino-acid sequence MEYHVAKTGSDQGQGTLQNPFLTINKAASLAMAGDTIIVHEGVYREWVKPRYKGLSDKRRIIYQAAEGEKVVIKGSEQVQTWQKVEGNVWKCELPNSFFSEFNPYKEEIFGDWLVTVDEKKHLGDVYLNGMSFYEVSCYEELIDPQVRTEVLDHWTQKIVPVHNPEQTKYVWFAEVDAENTTIYANFQGTNPNEEFVEINVRRSCFYPTETGIDYITVKGFEMAQAATPWAPPTANQPGLIGANWSKGWIIEDNIIHDAKCSAISIGKEGSTGHNYRSIRKDKPGYQYQLEAVFSAERNGWSKEKIGSHIIRNNIISDCGQNAIVGHLGCVFSEIYNNHIYNIALKREFYGHEIAGIKLHAAIDVQIHNNRIHDCSLGLWLDWQAQGTRVSKNLFYNNNRDLFVEVSHGPYMVDHNIMASEYAIDNISQGGAYINNLIAGKMNQQKVLNRSTQYHLPHSTKVAGFAFVYGGDDRFYNNIFIGADGLEDVGTSHYKNYTTSLEEYIENVNKKHGDLEEFELVEQPVYINKNAYFNGAEPFEREKDKLVDREFDPEFRIIDKGEEVYLSCQLPDSFEEIIGEIHSTKTLERVRIVDAEFENPDGSDLILDIDFLDKKSPEKGPIGPIAIMTKGNNYIKVW; translated from the coding sequence ATGGAATACCATGTAGCAAAAACCGGTTCCGATCAAGGACAAGGAACTTTGCAAAATCCATTTCTAACTATAAATAAAGCTGCCTCTCTTGCTATGGCTGGGGACACGATTATAGTCCATGAAGGGGTATACCGTGAATGGGTAAAACCTAGGTATAAAGGATTAAGTGATAAAAGAAGAATTATCTATCAAGCGGCAGAAGGTGAAAAGGTAGTTATCAAAGGATCTGAGCAGGTACAAACTTGGCAAAAGGTAGAAGGGAATGTTTGGAAATGTGAGTTACCAAACTCCTTTTTCAGTGAATTCAATCCGTATAAGGAAGAGATATTTGGAGACTGGCTGGTTACAGTGGATGAAAAGAAACATTTAGGGGATGTGTATCTAAATGGTATGTCATTTTATGAGGTTAGTTGTTATGAGGAATTGATTGACCCACAGGTTAGGACAGAAGTGCTAGATCATTGGACACAAAAAATTGTTCCTGTCCACAATCCTGAACAGACAAAATATGTATGGTTTGCAGAAGTAGATGCTGAGAATACAACAATTTATGCAAATTTTCAAGGTACTAATCCCAATGAAGAATTTGTTGAAATAAATGTGCGCAGATCTTGTTTTTATCCCACGGAAACAGGTATAGATTATATTACCGTGAAGGGCTTTGAGATGGCACAAGCAGCAACACCATGGGCACCTCCTACAGCTAATCAACCGGGATTGATTGGTGCAAATTGGAGTAAAGGTTGGATAATTGAAGATAATATCATTCATGATGCAAAATGTAGTGCTATAAGTATTGGTAAAGAAGGTTCAACGGGACACAACTATCGTTCCATTCGGAAGGATAAACCTGGATATCAATATCAGTTGGAAGCTGTTTTTAGTGCCGAGCGTAATGGTTGGTCCAAGGAAAAGATTGGTTCCCATATTATCAGAAATAATATTATTTCTGATTGTGGTCAAAATGCAATTGTCGGCCATTTAGGATGTGTATTTAGTGAAATCTATAACAATCATATTTATAACATTGCTCTAAAACGTGAGTTCTATGGCCATGAAATAGCAGGTATAAAATTGCATGCGGCTATTGATGTACAGATTCATAATAATCGTATTCATGATTGTTCATTAGGTTTATGGTTGGATTGGCAGGCACAGGGTACAAGAGTTAGCAAAAACCTATTTTATAATAATAACAGGGATTTATTTGTGGAAGTAAGCCATGGACCATATATGGTGGATCATAATATCATGGCTTCGGAATATGCAATAGATAATATATCACAAGGTGGAGCATATATAAATAATTTAATTGCTGGAAAGATGAACCAGCAAAAAGTCTTAAATCGTTCTACACAATATCATCTTCCACACAGTACAAAAGTTGCAGGCTTTGCATTTGTTTATGGTGGGGATGATCGTTTCTACAATAATATTTTTATAGGAGCAGATGGATTAGAAGATGTTGGAACCTCACATTATAAAAATTATACCACTTCTCTAGAAGAGTATATCGAAAATGTTAATAAAAAACATGGTGACCTTGAAGAATTTGAGTTAGTTGAGCAACCTGTGTATATTAACAAAAATGCATACTTCAATGGAGCAGAGCCCTTCGAAAGAGAGAAAGACAAGCTGGTTGATAGAGAATTTGATCCAGAGTTTCGTATTATCGATAAAGGTGAAGAGGTTTATCTCTCATGCCAATTACCGGATAGTTTTGAGGAGATTATCGGAGAAATCCATTCAACAAAGACACTGGAACGGGTACGTATTGTGGACGCTGAGTTTGAAAATCCCGATGGTAGTGATTTAATCTTAGACATTGATTTTCTAGATAAAAAAAGCCCTGAAAAAGGCCCCATAGGACCGATTGCTATTATGACAAAAGGTAATAATTATATTAAAGTTTGGTAA